A window from Salinigranum halophilum encodes these proteins:
- a CDS encoding PQQ-binding-like beta-propeller repeat protein, protein MPEWSRRTLLRTGALTGVLGAGWYVAERPHCRPVFDPYWTFRGHHWAPVVPTDEGVLVAEGHTVTGASRFRIGLLTPGGGQARWATVVEGGGFGHPTVGGGAVYVGTGRDTVLSLDLQTGRVEWTYDAGGVEEYGGGAWGRPLVADGRVYVGISHSESPNADPGDPDEFTHRLVALDAREGIEQWATEVTTPVSAGPVRVADTVVAGSEDGILRGFDPETGDVRWEFSLSGGLSYRPVVTSAESLTLVTDDGTAVHVDVPDGTMRRTKEVVREVSTVTCGDDTLYVGGESGRVVALPVTPLSDLTTWPARWTYDAGVRVGGVAAGEIDGSGVSVVDQSGHLHRLTDDGRRAGRVRVVDPQYENQCGWVPDHHLVTGAVRSRGTLFVSSEWWVRAVDTDGA, encoded by the coding sequence ATGCCCGAGTGGTCCCGCAGAACGCTCCTCCGCACCGGCGCGCTCACCGGCGTGCTCGGCGCCGGGTGGTACGTCGCGGAACGGCCCCACTGCCGGCCCGTGTTCGACCCGTACTGGACGTTCCGCGGACACCACTGGGCCCCCGTCGTTCCGACGGACGAGGGCGTCCTCGTCGCCGAGGGCCACACCGTCACCGGAGCGTCACGGTTCCGCATCGGCCTGCTGACACCCGGCGGCGGCCAGGCCCGGTGGGCGACAGTCGTCGAGGGCGGCGGGTTCGGACACCCCACCGTCGGCGGCGGCGCTGTCTACGTCGGGACGGGCCGTGACACGGTGTTATCACTCGATCTGCAGACCGGACGGGTCGAGTGGACCTACGACGCCGGCGGCGTCGAGGAGTACGGCGGCGGGGCGTGGGGTCGGCCGCTGGTCGCCGACGGACGCGTGTACGTGGGAATCTCGCACTCGGAGAGTCCGAACGCGGACCCGGGAGACCCCGATGAGTTCACCCACCGGCTGGTCGCGCTGGACGCGCGAGAGGGGATAGAGCAGTGGGCGACCGAGGTGACGACCCCCGTGTCCGCAGGCCCGGTCCGGGTCGCAGACACCGTCGTCGCCGGGTCCGAAGACGGCATCCTCCGCGGGTTCGACCCGGAGACCGGCGACGTGCGCTGGGAGTTCAGTCTCTCAGGCGGGCTCAGCTACCGGCCGGTAGTCACCAGCGCCGAATCTCTGACACTCGTCACCGACGACGGGACCGCCGTGCACGTCGACGTTCCGGACGGGACGATGCGGCGGACGAAGGAGGTCGTCCGGGAGGTGAGCACCGTCACGTGTGGCGATGACACCCTCTACGTCGGCGGTGAGTCGGGGCGGGTGGTCGCGCTGCCGGTGACGCCCCTCTCTGACCTGACGACGTGGCCGGCCCGCTGGACGTACGACGCCGGCGTCCGCGTCGGCGGCGTGGCGGCCGGGGAAATCGACGGGTCGGGCGTGTCCGTCGTCGACCAGTCCGGTCACCTGCATCGGCTGACCGACGACGGGCGGAGAGCGGGGCGCGTCAGGGTAGTCGACCCGCAGTACGAGAACCAGTGTGGCTGGGTGCCCGACCACCACCTCGTGACCGGGGCCGTCCGCTCGCGGGGGACGCTGTTCGTCTCCAGCGAGTGGTGGGTCCGGGCTGTCGATACCGACGGGGCGTGA
- a CDS encoding 30S ribosomal protein S19e, with protein MVTLYDVPADDLIEAVADALEERIEQPAWANFTKTGSGRELPPQQDDFWYVRAASLLRKLAMDGPKGIDRLSTEYGGKKRGSTRYKVAKAGKSNGSKKIIRTILQQLEEEELVTTVKGEGRRITPEGQSFLDSIAGEVLESLDRPELERYA; from the coding sequence ATGGTAACCCTCTATGACGTCCCGGCGGACGACCTCATCGAGGCGGTCGCCGACGCGCTCGAAGAGCGAATCGAGCAGCCCGCCTGGGCGAACTTCACGAAGACCGGCTCGGGCCGGGAACTGCCCCCACAGCAGGACGACTTCTGGTACGTGCGTGCCGCGTCGCTCCTGCGAAAGCTGGCCATGGACGGCCCGAAGGGCATCGACCGACTCTCGACGGAGTACGGCGGGAAGAAGCGTGGCTCCACCCGCTACAAGGTCGCGAAGGCCGGCAAGTCGAACGGCTCGAAGAAGATCATCCGCACCATCCTCCAGCAGCTCGAAGAGGAGGAGCTGGTGACGACGGTCAAGGGCGAGGGACGCCGCATCACCCCCGAGGGACAGAGCTTCCTCGACTCCATCGCGGGCGAGGTCCTCGAATCGCTCGACCGCCCCGAACTCGAGCGCTACGCCTGA
- the thiL gene encoding thiamine-phosphate kinase, with protein MDERTALRVLADALPAAGDDAAVVDDLVVTTDMLHETTDFPAGTTRYTAGWRAVGASLSDVAAMGVPALAAVAAYAAPRFDEAELADFLRGARDVSALVGAEYVGGDLDHHEEFTLATTAIGRQGDHAPVRRSGATPGDVVCVTGTLGRTAAAIHAFEAGDVDSGNDLFQFTPRVRAGERLAAHATAMMDSSDGLARSLHQLAEASDCGFAVEADRVPLATELTSLVDPSSAWDRGVHFGEDFELVCTLPASAVADATAALADCDTTLSQVGRVVDADSGITVDGEPLSDRGYTHGSE; from the coding sequence ATGGACGAGCGGACCGCCCTCCGGGTACTCGCCGACGCGCTTCCCGCCGCCGGGGACGACGCCGCCGTGGTCGACGACCTCGTCGTCACCACGGATATGCTCCACGAGACGACGGACTTCCCCGCGGGGACGACGCGCTACACCGCCGGCTGGCGCGCCGTCGGCGCGTCCCTCTCGGACGTGGCAGCGATGGGCGTGCCGGCGCTCGCGGCCGTCGCCGCTTACGCCGCACCGCGATTCGACGAGGCCGAACTGGCCGACTTCCTCCGCGGTGCGCGCGACGTCTCCGCGCTCGTCGGTGCCGAGTACGTCGGCGGCGACCTCGACCACCACGAGGAGTTCACCCTCGCCACGACGGCTATCGGTCGTCAGGGCGACCACGCCCCCGTCCGCCGCTCGGGCGCGACACCGGGGGACGTCGTCTGCGTGACCGGCACGCTGGGTCGGACCGCCGCGGCCATCCACGCGTTCGAGGCTGGCGACGTCGACTCCGGGAACGACCTCTTCCAGTTCACGCCGCGGGTCCGCGCGGGTGAACGTCTCGCCGCGCACGCGACCGCGATGATGGACTCCAGCGACGGCCTCGCTCGGTCGCTCCACCAGCTCGCAGAGGCCTCCGACTGCGGGTTCGCCGTCGAGGCGGACCGCGTTCCGCTCGCGACCGAGCTGACGTCGCTGGTAGACCCCTCGTCGGCGTGGGACCGTGGTGTCCACTTCGGCGAGGACTTCGAACTCGTCTGTACCCTCCCCGCGTCGGCCGTCGCCGACGCAACCGCGGCGCTGGCCGACTGCGACACCACCCTCTCGCAGGTCGGCCGCGTCGTCGACGCCGACTCGGGCATTACCGTCGACGGCGAACCGCTTTCGGACCGCGGATACACTCACGGTAGCGAGTAG
- a CDS encoding DMT family transporter: protein MVLGPHSLSLSPGVGYALAAAFVWGTYIFVLKRYFSDYPGTVLTVVVNAAAVAWYLPVAVPRVRAAGLPVASSFGAVEVGIVVGTVLTTAAAFLLFLRALDVGEVSYVAPINKVVPVFVLPIEVLVLSQRLTPLQVVGVVVATLAVYVANYRRGSLLDPLRKAATARPAQLALVSAVCYAVSDVGKRLALQELRIQPELWVPTVLLGVLVVVLPLAFREWTPVRGDLLKFAVAGAGVAVGEHVTSLAFQQAPASIASPIINTQAIVAVVLGGIVLRERAFATRLVAAGLAVCGVGLIAV, encoded by the coding sequence ATGGTCCTCGGTCCCCACTCCCTCTCGCTCTCGCCCGGCGTCGGCTACGCCCTCGCCGCCGCGTTCGTCTGGGGGACGTACATCTTCGTCCTGAAGCGGTACTTCTCGGACTACCCTGGGACGGTTTTGACCGTCGTCGTCAACGCCGCCGCCGTCGCGTGGTACCTGCCGGTCGCGGTGCCGCGGGTCCGAGCGGCTGGACTGCCGGTGGCGTCGTCGTTCGGCGCGGTCGAGGTCGGCATCGTCGTCGGCACGGTCCTGACGACGGCGGCCGCCTTCTTGTTGTTCCTCCGCGCGCTCGACGTGGGCGAGGTGTCGTACGTCGCCCCCATCAACAAAGTCGTCCCCGTCTTCGTCCTGCCCATCGAGGTGCTGGTGTTGAGCCAGCGGCTGACCCCGCTGCAGGTCGTCGGCGTCGTCGTCGCCACGCTCGCGGTGTACGTCGCCAACTACCGGCGCGGGAGCCTGCTGGACCCGCTCCGCAAGGCCGCGACGGCTCGGCCCGCCCAACTCGCCCTCGTGAGTGCCGTGTGTTACGCCGTCAGCGACGTCGGTAAACGGCTCGCGTTGCAGGAGCTGCGCATCCAGCCCGAACTGTGGGTCCCCACCGTCCTCCTCGGAGTGCTCGTGGTCGTGCTCCCGCTCGCGTTTCGCGAGTGGACCCCCGTCCGGGGCGACCTGCTCAAGTTCGCCGTCGCGGGGGCGGGCGTGGCGGTCGGCGAACACGTCACCTCGCTCGCCTTCCAGCAGGCGCCCGCGAGCATCGCCTCGCCCATCATCAACACCCAGGCCATCGTCGCGGTGGTGCTGGGCGGAATCGTCCTCCGCGAGCGGGCCTTCGCCACCAGGCTGGTCGCCGCCGGACTCGCGGTCTGCGGCGTCGGCCTCATCGCGGTGTAG
- a CDS encoding DUF7123 family protein, producing the protein MSATVSPSTDGSSKEERLKQYLVEKAQDGEMYFKSKFIADDVGLSPKEIGALMVKLRDSASELEIEKWSYTSATTWRIERREALTA; encoded by the coding sequence ATGAGCGCAACCGTATCCCCCTCCACCGACGGCAGCTCGAAAGAAGAACGCCTGAAGCAGTACCTCGTCGAGAAGGCACAGGACGGCGAGATGTACTTCAAGAGCAAGTTCATCGCGGACGACGTCGGGCTGTCGCCCAAGGAAATCGGCGCCCTGATGGTCAAGCTCCGTGACTCCGCGTCGGAGCTCGAGATCGAGAAGTGGTCGTACACGTCCGCGACCACGTGGCGCATCGAGCGCCGCGAGGCGCTCACGGCCTGA
- a CDS encoding DNA-binding protein, protein MSGTPDDDRLEELREKKMQELREQQQQQGGAGGAANEEAQQAAQERAEAQKKAMLQKHLTDGARQRLNAVQMSKPDFAEQVERQLVALAQSGRLQNRIDEEQMKSLLKEMQPDSKSFNIRRR, encoded by the coding sequence ATGAGTGGCACTCCGGACGACGACAGGCTCGAAGAGCTCCGCGAGAAGAAGATGCAGGAACTCCGAGAGCAACAGCAGCAGCAGGGGGGAGCGGGCGGTGCCGCCAACGAGGAGGCACAGCAGGCTGCACAGGAGCGTGCGGAAGCCCAGAAGAAGGCGATGCTCCAGAAACACCTCACCGACGGGGCCCGCCAGCGACTCAACGCGGTGCAGATGTCCAAACCCGACTTCGCCGAGCAGGTCGAACGACAGCTGGTGGCGCTCGCCCAGAGCGGCCGCCTCCAGAACCGCATCGACGAAGAGCAGATGAAGAGCCTCCTGAAGGAGATGCAGCCCGACTCCAAGAGCTTCAACATCCGCCGCCGGTGA
- a CDS encoding DUF7411 family protein encodes MDLALLYSGGKDSTLAALLLDSFYDVTLVTGWFGVTDDWCHARDAAETLGYGFERVELDRAVAGEAVDRMHSDGFPRHGIQQVHAHALERVAELDVTAIADGTRRDDRVPTVSRAQAQSLEDRHDVDYLSPLSGFGRRAIDRLVERRLEVESGPSDEVKKADYESELRVLLAERHGPGAVGAVFPEHTQTRVRGLRE; translated from the coding sequence ATGGACCTGGCGCTGTTGTACAGCGGGGGAAAAGACTCGACGCTGGCGGCGCTACTGCTCGATTCGTTCTACGACGTGACGCTCGTGACCGGCTGGTTCGGCGTGACCGACGACTGGTGTCACGCCCGAGACGCCGCGGAGACGCTCGGGTACGGCTTCGAGCGCGTCGAACTCGACAGGGCGGTCGCGGGGGAGGCGGTCGACCGGATGCACAGCGACGGCTTCCCGCGACACGGCATCCAGCAGGTTCACGCGCACGCGCTCGAACGGGTTGCGGAACTCGACGTGACCGCCATCGCCGACGGGACCCGCCGGGACGACCGCGTGCCGACGGTCTCGCGGGCACAGGCGCAGTCGCTCGAGGACCGCCACGACGTCGACTACCTCTCGCCCCTGTCGGGCTTCGGTCGTCGGGCCATCGACCGCCTCGTCGAGCGCCGCCTCGAGGTCGAGTCCGGGCCGAGCGACGAGGTGAAGAAGGCGGACTACGAGTCGGAACTGCGCGTGCTCCTCGCCGAGCGACACGGTCCCGGTGCCGTCGGCGCGGTGTTCCCCGAACACACCCAGACGCGCGTCCGTGGCCTGCGGGAGTAG
- the pyrH gene encoding UMP kinase gives MRVVISIGGSVLAPQLDPQRVERHAAVIESLATEGCELGVVVGGGGVARDYIRAARDLGANEVQLDQLGIDVTRINARLLIAALGPRVDPKPAHTYEDAGDSIRRGDVSVMGGVSPGQTTDAVAAALAEYVNADLLIYATSVDGVYSTDPNKESTAEKYESLSASELVDVIGDIEMNAGASAPVDLLAAKLIERSKMRTIVLDGTDPDRIEAAALRGDHSGTDIVPEGTNEDPSYWAQR, from the coding sequence ATGAGAGTCGTGATTTCTATCGGTGGGAGCGTCCTCGCGCCACAGCTCGACCCCCAGCGGGTCGAGCGACACGCCGCGGTCATCGAATCCCTCGCGACCGAGGGGTGCGAACTCGGCGTCGTCGTCGGCGGTGGCGGTGTCGCGCGCGACTACATCAGAGCTGCACGCGACCTCGGGGCGAACGAGGTCCAACTCGACCAACTCGGCATCGACGTGACCCGCATCAACGCCCGACTCCTCATCGCGGCGCTCGGGCCACGCGTCGACCCGAAGCCGGCACACACCTACGAGGACGCCGGCGATTCGATTCGACGGGGTGACGTCTCCGTCATGGGTGGCGTCTCTCCCGGACAGACCACCGACGCGGTGGCCGCGGCGCTCGCGGAGTACGTCAACGCCGACCTGCTCATCTACGCCACGAGCGTCGACGGCGTCTACAGCACCGACCCGAACAAGGAGTCGACCGCGGAGAAGTACGAGAGCCTCTCCGCGAGCGAACTGGTCGACGTCATCGGCGACATCGAGATGAACGCCGGCGCGTCCGCCCCCGTCGACCTCCTCGCCGCCAAACTCATCGAACGCTCGAAGATGCGGACGATCGTTCTTGACGGCACCGACCCCGACCGAATCGAGGCCGCGGCGCTCCGCGGTGACCACTCGGGCACCGACATCGTCCCCGAGGGGACGAACGAGGACCCGAGCTACTGGGCCCAGCGATGA
- a CDS encoding site-2 protease family protein, translating into MDSVESDAPREALQSVFHLRETYRDGERLLFYGEALVPQEALIEEVWPAFREAGYEAHLTTTRSGHEDVVVAEPVSNGPEGVPWKNLGLFVATVLSTLFVGSVTWYYVPLAQIQQNPLAVLQAWPFTVAVLGVLSAHELGHYVLGRYHGVDVSLPYLIPFIFPFGTLGAIIRMRGQMPDRRTLFDIGVAGPLAGLAATVVVTAVGLSLNPLTVPPRVLEQSGEVIVFNNPPLLDLIATAIGQPTSYTDPAKTVHPVIIGGWVGMFFTVLNLLPVGQLDGGHMLRAMLGERQETVAAVVPLALFGLAGYLHYGRGLGLNESVGLWAFWGLFATFIAYNGPADPIDETPLDRRRQLVGVVTFALGALCFLLVPIQIIGV; encoded by the coding sequence ATGGATTCGGTCGAGTCGGACGCGCCACGAGAGGCCCTCCAGTCCGTCTTTCACCTCCGCGAGACGTACCGCGACGGGGAGCGGCTCCTCTTTTATGGCGAGGCGCTCGTCCCGCAGGAGGCCCTCATCGAGGAGGTGTGGCCCGCCTTCCGCGAAGCGGGGTACGAGGCCCACCTCACGACGACGCGTTCCGGGCACGAGGACGTGGTCGTCGCCGAACCGGTCTCGAACGGGCCGGAGGGCGTCCCGTGGAAGAACCTCGGGCTGTTCGTCGCCACGGTGCTCTCGACGCTGTTCGTCGGGAGCGTCACCTGGTACTACGTGCCGCTGGCGCAGATTCAGCAGAACCCCCTCGCCGTACTGCAGGCGTGGCCCTTCACCGTCGCCGTCCTCGGCGTGCTCTCGGCACACGAACTCGGCCACTACGTCCTCGGCCGCTACCACGGCGTCGACGTCTCCTTGCCGTATCTCATCCCGTTCATCTTCCCGTTCGGGACCCTGGGGGCTATCATCCGGATGCGCGGGCAGATGCCCGACCGCCGGACGCTGTTCGACATCGGCGTCGCCGGCCCGCTCGCCGGCCTCGCCGCGACGGTCGTCGTCACGGCCGTCGGCCTCTCGCTGAACCCCCTGACCGTCCCGCCGAGGGTGCTCGAACAGAGCGGCGAGGTCATCGTGTTCAACAACCCCCCGCTCCTGGACCTCATCGCCACCGCTATCGGCCAACCCACGAGCTACACCGACCCGGCGAAGACCGTCCACCCGGTCATCATCGGTGGCTGGGTCGGGATGTTCTTCACCGTCCTCAACCTCCTGCCCGTGGGGCAGTTAGACGGGGGCCACATGCTCCGCGCGATGCTCGGCGAGCGACAGGAGACCGTCGCCGCCGTGGTGCCGCTCGCACTGTTCGGACTCGCCGGATACCTCCACTACGGACGCGGCCTCGGCCTCAACGAGTCCGTCGGGCTCTGGGCGTTCTGGGGGCTGTTCGCGACCTTCATCGCCTACAACGGACCGGCGGACCCGATCGACGAGACCCCACTCGACCGCCGTCGACAGCTCGTCGGCGTCGTCACGTTCGCGCTCGGCGCGCTCTGTTTCCTCCTCGTTCCGATTCAGATAATCGGCGTCTGA
- a CDS encoding lysylphosphatidylglycerol synthase transmembrane domain-containing protein, protein MARENLRATLVGFAATLAIFAVLFYTAGVDDLVAQVTSADLRYVGLVLLATLGWLAAWSGALRTVLGVLGVELSRTRSFLVFSGAMFSNNITPFGQAGGEPVTALLINRSTDAEYETGLAAIASVDTLNFVPSITIALIGAGYYATEVTLGRRVEVAIGAVGLLAIVVPSLVYVGWTRRYSLEHRVVEALVPFIRAIARVVPRVPVPTAEGLERRITGFFRAIERVAANPRKLAVALALSSLGWGLQMVALWFAFVAIGEPIALSIALFVVPIGAIAGVTPLPGGAGGIEWTLAVLIAAASPAVGFKIATAGVILFRGFVYWTPVVLGGTVLGTTGVGSRF, encoded by the coding sequence ATGGCCCGCGAGAACCTCCGCGCGACACTCGTCGGATTCGCGGCGACCCTCGCCATCTTCGCCGTGCTGTTCTACACCGCGGGCGTCGACGACCTCGTCGCACAGGTGACGAGCGCCGACCTCCGCTACGTCGGCCTCGTGCTCCTCGCGACGCTCGGGTGGCTCGCCGCGTGGTCTGGCGCGCTCCGGACGGTGCTCGGCGTCCTCGGCGTGGAGCTCTCGCGGACGCGGTCGTTCCTCGTGTTCAGCGGCGCGATGTTCTCGAACAACATCACACCGTTCGGACAGGCCGGGGGGGAGCCGGTGACGGCCCTCCTCATCAACCGCTCGACGGACGCCGAGTACGAGACGGGACTGGCCGCCATCGCGAGCGTCGACACGCTCAACTTCGTCCCCTCCATCACCATCGCGCTCATCGGGGCGGGTTACTACGCGACGGAGGTGACCCTCGGCCGCCGGGTCGAGGTCGCCATCGGTGCCGTCGGCCTGCTCGCCATCGTCGTCCCGTCGCTCGTCTACGTGGGCTGGACCCGCCGGTACAGCCTCGAACACCGCGTGGTCGAGGCGCTCGTCCCGTTCATCCGCGCCATCGCCCGCGTCGTCCCGCGCGTTCCCGTACCGACGGCCGAGGGGCTCGAACGCCGCATCACGGGCTTCTTCCGCGCCATCGAGCGGGTCGCCGCCAACCCCCGGAAGTTGGCCGTGGCACTCGCGCTCTCCTCGCTCGGGTGGGGGCTCCAGATGGTCGCACTCTGGTTCGCCTTCGTCGCCATCGGGGAGCCCATCGCCCTCTCCATCGCGCTGTTCGTCGTGCCCATCGGCGCGATCGCGGGCGTGACGCCGCTCCCCGGTGGGGCCGGGGGCATCGAGTGGACACTCGCCGTCCTCATCGCCGCGGCCTCGCCCGCCGTCGGATTCAAAATCGCGACGGCCGGGGTCATCCTCTTCCGCGGGTTCGTCTACTGGACGCCGGTCGTGCTCGGTGGAACGGTCCTCGGGACGACGGGCGTCGGGAGCCGCTTCTGA
- a CDS encoding molybdopterin synthase has protein sequence MRVFAIVGPGSDDLRARLLPRLDGPVVTVEASGTVGDGGGVSDTYRVGADGSWAARGTGRSLDAVIDDIAPRYTYAVCLGVGADAALPTVVLGDEADTDEHRNVLYEAPDAETAAVETVLDALADVEPHVTLETLVDRVKSSPRADRAGAIATFTGRVRAKDGADDPRTTALEFEKYEGVAEERMATICRELEEREGVLDVEMHHRTGLIPDGDDIVFVVVLAGHREEGFRTVEDGINRLKDEVPLFKKEVTVEDTFWRHTR, from the coding sequence ATGCGAGTATTTGCCATCGTCGGCCCCGGGTCGGACGACCTGCGGGCGCGACTCCTCCCTCGTCTCGACGGGCCGGTCGTGACGGTCGAAGCGAGCGGGACAGTCGGTGACGGCGGCGGGGTGAGCGATACGTACCGGGTCGGTGCTGACGGGTCGTGGGCGGCGCGGGGAACCGGTCGGTCGCTCGATGCGGTCATCGACGACATCGCACCACGGTACACGTACGCCGTCTGCCTCGGCGTCGGTGCGGACGCGGCTCTCCCGACCGTCGTCCTGGGCGACGAGGCGGACACGGACGAGCATCGTAACGTGCTCTACGAAGCCCCTGACGCCGAAACGGCGGCCGTCGAGACGGTCCTCGACGCGCTCGCGGACGTCGAACCGCACGTGACCCTCGAGACGCTGGTCGACCGGGTCAAATCGTCGCCACGTGCCGACCGGGCTGGCGCCATTGCCACGTTCACCGGGCGTGTCCGTGCGAAGGACGGCGCGGACGACCCCCGGACGACGGCGCTGGAGTTCGAGAAGTACGAAGGGGTCGCCGAGGAACGGATGGCGACCATCTGCCGCGAACTCGAAGAACGCGAGGGTGTCCTCGACGTGGAGATGCACCACCGGACGGGGCTCATCCCCGACGGCGACGACATCGTCTTCGTCGTCGTCCTCGCCGGCCACCGCGAGGAGGGATTCCGAACCGTCGAGGACGGCATCAACCGACTCAAAGACGAGGTGCCGCTGTTCAAGAAGGAGGTGACGGTGGAGGATACCTTCTGGCGGCACACGCGGTAG
- the hisS gene encoding histidine--tRNA ligase — translation MYDRLKGFRDFYPEEMTARREVLDAVEDTAARYGFREVGTPALERVQMYVDKSGEEIVDELYTFEDKGGRDVALTPELTPTVARMVVARGQELSKPIKWVSTRPFWRYEQVQQGRFREFYQTNVDVFGSSEPDADAEVLAFAADALTNLGLSAGEFEFRVSHRDILGGLLESMGEGVDVRDAIRAVDKSAKVERNEYYDLLHDAGLSYDQAREFDDLLSSGDLDALVDFAGTERVEAAVENLRAVLAATEDFGVREHCTLSLETARGLDYYTGVVFECFDTTGEVSRAVFGGGRYDDLIESFGGQPTPAVGVALGDATLQLLCERAGVWPAEELSTDYYVLTVGDTREVAARIARDLRSRGHVVETDLSDRGFGSQLSYADGINARTVVIVGEQDLENDEVTLKEMESGEQTTAPVDEFPGERDAPTYDDFA, via the coding sequence ATGTACGACCGACTGAAGGGGTTTCGTGACTTCTACCCCGAGGAGATGACCGCCCGGCGGGAGGTGCTCGACGCCGTCGAGGACACCGCGGCGCGCTACGGCTTCCGCGAGGTGGGGACGCCGGCGCTGGAGCGCGTGCAGATGTACGTCGACAAGAGCGGCGAGGAGATCGTCGACGAGCTGTACACCTTCGAGGACAAGGGCGGACGGGACGTCGCGCTGACGCCCGAGCTCACGCCGACCGTCGCCCGGATGGTCGTCGCGAGGGGTCAGGAGCTGTCGAAACCCATCAAGTGGGTGTCGACGCGCCCCTTCTGGCGCTACGAGCAGGTCCAGCAGGGCCGGTTCCGCGAGTTCTATCAGACGAACGTCGACGTCTTCGGCTCGTCCGAGCCGGACGCCGACGCCGAGGTGCTCGCGTTCGCGGCCGACGCGCTCACGAACCTCGGTCTCTCGGCGGGCGAGTTCGAGTTCCGCGTCTCCCACCGCGACATCCTCGGTGGCCTCCTCGAGTCGATGGGAGAAGGCGTCGACGTCCGCGACGCCATCCGGGCGGTCGACAAGTCCGCGAAGGTCGAACGGAACGAGTACTACGACCTCCTGCACGACGCCGGCCTCTCGTACGACCAGGCCCGCGAGTTCGACGACCTCCTCTCGAGCGGCGACCTCGACGCCCTCGTCGACTTCGCCGGGACCGAGCGGGTCGAAGCGGCGGTCGAGAACCTCCGGGCCGTCCTCGCCGCGACGGAGGACTTCGGCGTGCGCGAACACTGCACCCTCTCGCTGGAGACGGCGCGGGGGCTGGACTACTACACCGGCGTCGTCTTCGAGTGTTTCGACACCACCGGCGAGGTGTCCCGTGCCGTCTTCGGCGGCGGCCGCTACGACGACCTCATCGAGTCGTTCGGCGGCCAGCCGACGCCCGCCGTCGGGGTGGCGCTCGGCGACGCGACCCTGCAGTTGCTCTGTGAGCGTGCCGGCGTGTGGCCCGCCGAGGAGCTCTCGACGGACTACTACGTCCTCACCGTCGGCGACACGCGAGAAGTCGCCGCCCGCATCGCGCGTGACCTCCGTTCGCGCGGCCACGTCGTCGAGACCGACCTCTCCGACAGAGGGTTCGGGTCGCAGCTGTCGTACGCCGACGGCATCAACGCGCGGACGGTCGTCATCGTCGGCGAGCAGGACCTCGAGAACGACGAGGTGACGCTGAAGGAGATGGAGTCGGGCGAGCAGACGACCGCGCCCGTCGACGAGTTCCCCGGCGAACGCGACGCGCCGACGTACGACGACTTCGCCTGA